The Branchiostoma floridae strain S238N-H82 chromosome 8, Bfl_VNyyK, whole genome shotgun sequence genome has a segment encoding these proteins:
- the LOC118421104 gene encoding zinc finger protein 239-like, whose amino-acid sequence MRTHTGEKPYKCGECSKQFSQLGSLKIHMRTHTGERPYRCNECSKQFRVLGHLKQHIKTHLGEKPYKCEECGRQFSEQGSLKRHKKTHTGEKPYKCEECGKRFSLLGDLKIHMRTHTGEKR is encoded by the exons ATGAGGACACATACCGGCGAAAAGCCCTATAAGTGTGGTGAATGTAGCAAAcaattcagtcagctgggtagtctgaagatacacatgcggactcataccggtgagaggCCGTATAGGTGTaatgaatgcagcaaacaatTCCGTGTTCTGGGTCATCTGAAGCAGCATATAAAGACCCATcttggtgagaaaccttacaaatgtgaggagtgcggcagacagttcagtgagcAGGGTTCTCTAAAGAGGCATAAGAAGACTcatactggggagaaaccttacaaatgtgaggagtgcggcaagcgg TTCAGTCTTCTTGGTGAtctgaagatacacatgcggactcataccggtgagaagcgATAA